The following is a genomic window from Streptomyces lincolnensis.
CGGGTGAGCGCCCCAACCCCCGGCCGCCGCAAACGCCGAGCACCTCTCATGACACGGCCCCCCGACGCCGTACAAGCACGACCAGCACCGGCACCCCCACCAACGCGGTCATCACCCCGGCCGGCACCTCCGCAGGAGGCCGCACCACCCGCCCGGCCACATCCGCGCCCATCAACAGCGCGGCCCCGAGCAAGGCGGACAACGGAAGCACAGCCCGATATCCACCAGCGACCAGCCGCCGGGCGAGATGCGGTACCGCGAGGCCCACGAAGGCGATCGGCCCCGCCGCGGCCACCGCGGCCGCGGTCAGCAGGGCCGCGCCCAGGGCCGCCGCGCCCCGCACCCATGGGACCCGGTGCCCCAGGGCCCGGGCCGTGTCGTCACCGAGGGCCAGCGCGTCCAGCCCCCGCGCACAGGCCAGCACCAGCACGGCCCCGACGGCGAGAAACGGCAGCATCCGTACGACGGTCCCCGCGTCCCGCCCGCTCAACGCCCCCACCTGCCAGAACCGGAACTGGTCGAGCGTGGCGGAACTGGAGGTGAGGACGACGGTCGTGCCCCCGGCGGTCATCGCGGACAGCGCCGTCCCCGCCAGCGCCAGCTTCACCGGCGACGCCCCGCCCCGGCCGCGTGCGGCGACGGCGTACACCAGGCACGCGGCGACGACGGCACCGGCGAAGGCGTACCAGACGTACCCGGAGAAGCCGTGCGCGAGCCCGAAGGAGATGGCGATCACCACGCCCGCCGCCGCGCCCTGGCTCAGCCCGAGGATGCCGGGGTCGGCGAGCGGATTGCGGGTGACGGCCTGGAGCGCGGCCCCGGCGAGGCCGAGCGCGGCCCCCGCGGTCAGGCCGACCTCGGTCCGGGGCAGCCTGAGCGAGCGGACGACGAGCGCGTCGGGCGAACCGCCACCGTGCAGCAGCGCGTCGGCGACCGCCGACAGCGGTACCGCGCGCGTGCCGACCGCGAGGCTGAGCACACCGGCGGCGGCCACCGCGAGGACGGCCGCCGGCCAGGCGAGACGACGTATCACGCGCGGGGTGCCTACTTCTCGCCGATGTTCTCGGCGAGCTCCGAGATCACCAGACGGGCGGCGCTCGGCCCGGCGTTGAGGTACCAGGGGTCGTCGTCGACCTTCACGGCGTGCCCGGCCGTCACGGCCTTCATCGACTTCCACAGCGGCCCGGCCACCACGCTCCCGGCATCCGTCTTGGAAGCGTCGCCCTGGACGGAGTAGAAGATCCAGTCCCCGTCGGCGGTGTCGATGCTCTCCGCGCCGATGTCCTCGGAGATGGCGGTGAACCGCTGGGACTCGGGCCGCGACAGCCCCATGTCGACGGCGATCGACCCGGTGAAGGAGGAGACGCCGAACATCCGGGTGCGGTCGGGGGTGAAGCGGATCATCGAGACGGTCGGGTCGCCGTCGAGCGCCTTCCCCTGCTCCCGCGCGTCCCGGACGATGCCGTCGAGGAGCCGCCGCGCCGCCTGTCCCTTGCCGACGGCCTCGCCGACGAGGAGGAGGTCGCGCTTCCAGTTGATGCCGTTGCCCGCCGTGATCACGGTGGGCGCGATCTTCGACAGCTTGGGGTAGAGGTCGCCGAGCGAGTCGTTGGCGAGGATCAGGTCCGGCTTCGCGGCGGCGAGGGACTCCAGGTTGGGCGCCTGCCGGGTGCCCGCGTCGGTCATGGCGGCGAGCTTCGCCTTGTCCTTGGGGAAGGCGTCGGCGAGGTAGTCGGGCACGAGCCCGGCGTTGGCGGCGCGGGTGGTGGCCGTCGGCACGACACCCAGCGTCAGCAGGTCGTCGAGCTGGCCGGTGCTGAGCACGGCGATCTTCTTCGGCTCGGCCTTGAGGGTGGTCGTGCCCTTGAAGTGGGTGACGGTCCGGGGGAAGGACCCGTCGGTGTCCGTGTCGGCACCCATGCCGTCGGCGAGCGCGCTCGGCGCCGCGGAAGGCCCCTCGGAGGAGTTCATCACCGGGTTGCGTTCGCCGGCCGCCTTCCCGGTGCCGGTGCCGGTCCCGCCGTCCGAGGCGGACGAGCAGCCGGCGAGCAGCCCTCCGACGACGGTGGCGGCCAGAACGGCCTTGACTGCTGCTGCGCGCACGACTTCTCCGACCATTCCGCAATTTGCTAAGGCAAGGCTTACCTTAACCTTTCGCGGAGTATGGTCGGTACGAGGAGGACCTCGATGACTGTTGAGCTGAACCACACCATCGTCGCCGCACATGACAAGCACGCCTCGGCACGGTTTCTGGCCGACATCCTGGGGCTGTCGGTGAGCCCCCCGTACGGCCCGTTCGTCCCGGTCCGGATCCCCAACGGCGTGACCCTCGACTACGTGGACACGGGCGACCCGATCACGCCGCAGCACTACGCCTTCCTCGTCTCCGAGGACGACTTCGACACGATCTTCGCCCGCATCCGGGCGGCGGGCCTGACCTACTGGGCGGACCCCGGCCACCGCCGTCCCGGCGAGATCAACCGCAACGACGGGGGCCGGGGCGCCTACTTCGACGATCCCGACGGGCACAGCCTGGAGATCCTCACGCGGCCGTACGGCAGCGGAGGCTAGCCCTCAGGCTCGGGTCCTCGGGTCCTCGGGTCCTCGGGTTCGCGCCCTCCGGCTCGGTCACTGCCTGGCGTCGAACGTCCATACGGCACGGGGGCCCGGGCCGACGGCGAGGGTCGAGTTGCCGATGCGCTCGTCGTGCCGGGACACGGCCTTGTTGAGCGCGAACTCGACCTTCTGGAGCCCGATGCGCTCGATCGGTACGGCGTCGAAGTGCAGGTCCGTGCCACCGCGCCGCGCGACCACGTCACCGTCCGCCGACGTCCGTACGGCGAAACCGCCCGCCTTGAGCAGCGGCACCGTGTTGGCCAGGTCCCGTGCGGTCACCGCGAGATGGACCGCGGTCACGTCACGCATCAGACGGTCGCGGTAGACGTCGTTGAGGTAGCGCTCCCGGCTGATGTCACCGGGGAAGGAGGCCGGTTCGGTGTTGCTGCGCGGGTCGTCGAAGTACGTCGGCTCGTACTCCATGCCCCAGCCCCCGAAGTGGTCGTACTGGTCGATGGTGAAGATCGCGTCGAACCACGGCACGGGAACGCCGTCGCCGAAGTCGCGCGTCTGCTGGAACTCGATCGGGGTGATGCCCCGCGCGCGCAGCCGCTCGGTCACCGTCGCGAGGTCGCCGGTCCGCTCGGTCGAGACGCCCATGCCGGAGGCGCCGAGTACGCCGTCCTGGCCGGGCAGGTCGCCCACCCCGAACAGCTCGAAGTAGGTCTCACGGCCCATCAGATAGCGGCCGGTCCAGGTCTGTCCGCCGGCCCCGGTGGTGGTGCGGACCTGGAAGTTGGCGAAGGTCCGCAGGTACGGCGAGTGCTCGACGGCGTCGGCGGTCTCCCGGTCGAGCACGCCGTACGCGTGGTTGTAGAACAGCAGTTGCCGGCCCGCGGCCGGGTCGCTCTCCTCGACGGTTCTGTTCTGCTCGGTTCTGTTCTGCTCGGCCAGCGCCGTCGTGGCGCCGCCCCCGATCGCCGCGGCCAGGGCCAGGACGATGACCATGATCATCCGTAATGTCCGATGAATCAGCATGCGGGTGAGCTTAGGACGGAGGATTTGCCTCCACCGAGGATTCGAACAAATATTCTCGAATCCCTTCTGTCCGGTGCCCCTCTGTCCGGTGACTCTCCTGCCCGACGCCCCAGTTGTCCGGTGACCCAGTGCCACGCCGTATGACCCTTCGTACCTTGCACAGACGCTTCCCGCGCCCTTGATCAGCGCTGTACGGGTGCTAACCGGCCGCCCGCGAAAGTGGCACCGCAAGCACGGCACCGCAAGCACGGCACCGCAACGGGAGCAGACATGACTGGTGTTCGACAGCCGCAGCGCAGGGCCTTTCTCGCCGGCGGCCTGGTGACGACCGCGGCCCTGATAACCGGCTGTTCGTCGAAGACGGACAGCACGCCTGCCGCCACCCCGGCGGCCGCCGCCTCCGCGACCCCGACCACGCGGCCGGACTCGCCCTGGACGGCGTTCGCACGGCTGATGGACGGCAACGAGCGCTGGGTCGACGGCGCCCTCCAGCACCCCGACCGCGACCCCGGGCGCCGCGAACTCGTCTCCCAGGAGCAGGACCCCTACGGCGTGATCCTCTCCTGCATCGACTCCCGCGTCCCGCCGGAGCTCCTCTTCGACACCGGCCTCGGCGACCTGTTCGTCCTGCGCACCGGTGGCCAGGTCGTCGGCCCGGTCGTCACCGGCTCCGTCGAGTACGGCCCCCTCACCTCCGGCACCCCCCTCATCGTCGTCCTCGGCCACCAGCGCTGCGGCGCCATCAAGGCCGCGTACCAGGCGATGAGTGACGGCAAGAGCCTGCCGGGCAACCTCCAGGCGATCTCCGACGCGCTGCGCCCGGCGTACAAGGAGACGGTGAAGTCCAAGCACCCCGACCCCGTGGACGCCATGATCCGCATCCACGTCAAGCAGACCTCCGCGGCCCTGCGCTCCAACAAGGACCTCGCCCCGCTCGTCGCGAAGGGCGATCTGGCCGTGGTCAGCGCGTACTACTCGCTCGACACGGGGAAGGTGGAGGTGCTGACGGGGGCGCCGTCGGCCTGACCGCGGCACCGTCGGCCCGACGGGTGGCGAGGTCCGATTCAATGGCACCGTGACCACGGCACCGGTGTCCGGCGACAGAACCATCGCCGGACGGACTCCACTCGACGACGTCATCGCCCGACTCCGCCGCCACAGGCCGGTCTTCCACTCCGAGGCCGACCTCCAGCACAGCTTCGCCCGCGCGCTGTGGGAACTCGCCCCGGACGTGCACTCCAGACTGGAGGTACCGCAGAGGTACGCGGGCAGGGCCGAGTATCTGGACCTCCTGTGCATCGGCCCCTCGGCCCGCACGGCGATCGAGTTCAAGTACTTCACCCGCCGCTGGACAGGTGCCGTGGCGGGCACCGCGGGCACACCCGCCGAGGACTACGCCCTGAAGGGGCATGCCGCGACAGACCTCGCCCGCCTCCACTTCGTCCGGGACATCGCCCGACTGGAGCGTTTCTGCCGCCACCCGGACCGGAACGGCCTCGCCGTCATGCTGACCAACGAGGCCGCCCTGTGGGCTCCGCCCACCCCCGGCCGCAGACCCACGCGTGACCGGGAGTTCAGGATCCACCAGGACCACGAGCTCACCGGCACCCTGCTGTGGGCCGACGGCACCTACGAGCCCAACACCTGCACCCTGCGCGGCACATACGTCCTCGACTGGAGGCCGTACTCCCGACTGCCGGGGCCGGGTGGCGAGTTCCGGTACGCGGCTGTGCCCGTCGCCGCCGACGGCTAGCCTCGCGGCATGACATCGCTCGACGACTGGCCGGATTTCCCGGAAGGCCTCGATCCCCGCAGCGTGTCCTTCCGCGAAGCCCGCTGCACATGGCACGGCAGGACCTGCGCGGAACCGCCGGTCAAAGTTGTGCGCACCCGGGACGGCGCCCGCTGGTCTGCCTGCGCCCGAGCCGTACGCGCCATCGCCGCGAACAGCGGTTAGGGCGCCCGACCGCCGGGATCAGGAACCGGTGAGGGATATGGCCAGGTCCGTGATGTTCAGCGGGAACTGGCCGAGGGATGTGGCCTGGCCGGTGAAGACGTTGACGCTGTACAGCGAGGGCGTGCCGGCGCCGGGCGGGGTGAGGGTGGCGAAGGCGGCGTTGTCGACCGTCCTGCCGCCGGACAGGGTGCTGTAGATGTCCATGCCGGCGTTGATCCCGGCGTCGAAGCCGAGGCTGCCGGTCGGGGCGAGCGTGCCGTTGTTCGCCGGGGACTGGAGGACGACCTGGTCGCTGGTCGTGTTGATGTCGACCAGCGTGGTCGCGGTGGCCGCGTTGAGGTCGTTGTTCGTGTAGGCGGCGGCCGAGACACCCTTGGTGGTGCCCTCGATCGGCGGGGTGGTGAGGTTCAGGTCCTGGATGGTGCTGTGGTCGTTGAGGTTGTGCCGCAGGTTCTGGCCGTTGTCGCTGATCACGCGCAGACGGTCGGCCGCCGGGTTGAAGTCGACGCCGAAGTTCGTGCCGTGCAGCGCGTACTGGAGCTGGGACACCTTGGTGACCACGGCGTCCGTGGTGGCCGGCGGGGTCTTGATCGAGTAGATGCCGCCCTTGTTGCCGACGCCGTACATCAGGCCGTCCTGCACCCGGAAGTCGATCCCGATCAGGCTCGTGTCGCCGCTGAGGCCGGTGACGGCCCTGACCCAGTCGAGGGTCTGCGGCCGGTCGGTCGTGAACGTGGCCATCAGGGTGCCGTCGCCGCTGATCCCGAACGCGCGCAGACCGGGCGCGGCGGCGGGGGCGGCCGAGCCGGTGCCCGGCGAGCCGATCATGAGTGCCGCCGATGCGACCCCGACCGCGACCGCCGCCGTGATTCTCTTTCTCGTGCCTGCTTTCATCGGTGTTTCCCTCCCGTTTGGCCGGCGCCGTGCGAGGCGCCTGGCTGAGAATTCCCCTGCGCCCGCCCGTACTGATTACCGGGGACGGCAACGCGGTTCTCATTAAGGCCGCTTCACACCTCCTCCACAAGCGGAAGTGGTGACGAGAACGCCCTGATCCGAGAATTTTGCGCACTGTGACAAAAGCCCTGTCGATATACTTGGCGCCGTTTTGTGCGAAGTGATGAACGCCGTCCGGAACTCGGCTGTCGGCCGTTCGTCCCGACTGACATGCTCGCGTCCATGGGGAGCCTCTTCGCCGAGCTGGCCCGGCAGGCGTCGACCAACGCCCGCCGTGAGGTCGAGACATACACACGTGAGATCCCGGAGTTCGGGTTCCTGGACAAGGACCCACGGGCCCGGGCCGAGACGCTGGAGCACGCGATGTGGCTCCGACGTCGTACCGTCGAACTGTCGCCGGACAACAGCGAGTTGAGCAAGGACGATCTCGACTACATCGCGTCGATGGGGGAGCTGCGGGCCGGAGCCGGGATGTCGCTCGACTCGCGGCAGCGGGTGCTGCGCGTGCACACCGCGCTCATGCTGCGGGAGATCAACGAGGCGACCGATGCCCAGCGCGGCGGCGGTGTCGACGAACTCATGCGCATGATGACCTGGTTCGCCCCGCAGGGTGAACGCGGTATCGGTGCCTACCGCCAGGGATTCGTGCGCGTGCTGCGCCGCCGAATTCCGTA
Proteins encoded in this region:
- a CDS encoding iron-siderophore ABC transporter substrate-binding protein → MRAAAVKAVLAATVVGGLLAGCSSASDGGTGTGTGKAAGERNPVMNSSEGPSAAPSALADGMGADTDTDGSFPRTVTHFKGTTTLKAEPKKIAVLSTGQLDDLLTLGVVPTATTRAANAGLVPDYLADAFPKDKAKLAAMTDAGTRQAPNLESLAAAKPDLILANDSLGDLYPKLSKIAPTVITAGNGINWKRDLLLVGEAVGKGQAARRLLDGIVRDAREQGKALDGDPTVSMIRFTPDRTRMFGVSSFTGSIAVDMGLSRPESQRFTAISEDIGAESIDTADGDWIFYSVQGDASKTDAGSVVAGPLWKSMKAVTAGHAVKVDDDPWYLNAGPSAARLVISELAENIGEK
- a CDS encoding FecCD family ABC transporter permease; the protein is MIRRLAWPAAVLAVAAAGVLSLAVGTRAVPLSAVADALLHGGGSPDALVVRSLRLPRTEVGLTAGAALGLAGAALQAVTRNPLADPGILGLSQGAAAGVVIAISFGLAHGFSGYVWYAFAGAVVAACLVYAVAARGRGGASPVKLALAGTALSAMTAGGTTVVLTSSSATLDQFRFWQVGALSGRDAGTVVRMLPFLAVGAVLVLACARGLDALALGDDTARALGHRVPWVRGAAALGAALLTAAAVAAAGPIAFVGLAVPHLARRLVAGGYRAVLPLSALLGAALLMGADVAGRVVRPPAEVPAGVMTALVGVPVLVVLVRRRGAVS
- a CDS encoding DUF4394 domain-containing protein, translating into MKAGTRKRITAAVAVGVASAALMIGSPGTGSAAPAAAPGLRAFGISGDGTLMATFTTDRPQTLDWVRAVTGLSGDTSLIGIDFRVQDGLMYGVGNKGGIYSIKTPPATTDAVVTKVSQLQYALHGTNFGVDFNPAADRLRVISDNGQNLRHNLNDHSTIQDLNLTTPPIEGTTKGVSAAAYTNNDLNAATATTLVDINTTSDQVVLQSPANNGTLAPTGSLGFDAGINAGMDIYSTLSGGRTVDNAAFATLTPPGAGTPSLYSVNVFTGQATSLGQFPLNITDLAISLTGS
- a CDS encoding carbonic anhydrase; protein product: MTGVRQPQRRAFLAGGLVTTAALITGCSSKTDSTPAATPAAAASATPTTRPDSPWTAFARLMDGNERWVDGALQHPDRDPGRRELVSQEQDPYGVILSCIDSRVPPELLFDTGLGDLFVLRTGGQVVGPVVTGSVEYGPLTSGTPLIVVLGHQRCGAIKAAYQAMSDGKSLPGNLQAISDALRPAYKETVKSKHPDPVDAMIRIHVKQTSAALRSNKDLAPLVAKGDLAVVSAYYSLDTGKVEVLTGAPSA
- a CDS encoding DUF5829 family protein; amino-acid sequence: MIMVIVLALAAAIGGGATTALAEQNRTEQNRTVEESDPAAGRQLLFYNHAYGVLDRETADAVEHSPYLRTFANFQVRTTTGAGGQTWTGRYLMGRETYFELFGVGDLPGQDGVLGASGMGVSTERTGDLATVTERLRARGITPIEFQQTRDFGDGVPVPWFDAIFTIDQYDHFGGWGMEYEPTYFDDPRSNTEPASFPGDISRERYLNDVYRDRLMRDVTAVHLAVTARDLANTVPLLKAGGFAVRTSADGDVVARRGGTDLHFDAVPIERIGLQKVEFALNKAVSRHDERIGNSTLAVGPGPRAVWTFDARQ
- a CDS encoding VOC family protein, producing the protein MTVELNHTIVAAHDKHASARFLADILGLSVSPPYGPFVPVRIPNGVTLDYVDTGDPITPQHYAFLVSEDDFDTIFARIRAAGLTYWADPGHRRPGEINRNDGGRGAYFDDPDGHSLEILTRPYGSGG